The segment CTCCTCTTCCACGTGGAGGTCAGTTTACCGGaagttttgtctctttgtttctgaAGTTTCGTCTCTTTGTCGTAGCAGCTGTAAAGGTTTTATTACTTATAGTGTAAACGTTGCTGTGACCTGTTTCCGCAGAGCGTCCCGTCCCACCGTACGGTCCATAAGGAGGCTCAGCTTCTGGTTCTGTTCCTGCAGCGTCCGGCGTTTCCTCCCATCGGCCCACAGACTCTGCTCCACCCGGCGCTGCTCAGCCTCCGTTACCTGGTGGACGCCAACCTGCCCGGTAACAGCCGTGCTCATTAACTGTGCCCGCCTGTCCCACATGTTGGTCCTGACGTCTCGTCCTATTGGCTGTCAGACGAGCTGCACCGCTGGGTCTGCGGGCTGATGGACCGCGCCGGGCTGACCGAGCAGAGCCTCACCGTCGGCCCCGAGTCCGACGTCGTCCTGCCGCAGTACGACATCCTGACCGCCGCCCTCATCGTCGTCACCATGAAGGTCCTCTTCGGCCTGGATGACAGCACTGagtggtagctccgcccccgacGCACATGAACGCCTCGTGTTGCAGTACCACACTCtgactgtgtttctgtgtttttcagGGATTTATCCAACAAAGTCAGCTCCCAGGATGCAGCAGGTCAGTCCTTCATCAGAACCTGGTGCTCTGTCACCACGTCTGGATCCGTTATCTGAGCGTCCCGTGTTTTCTCTGGCAGGAGAGCGCTTCAACCTGAGGAGGTGGTACAGGCTGATGCAGGCCGCTCTGATGCGAGCGCAGCAGGAGGCGGGCCGGGAGGTCGCCAGGTGAGCTCAGGAACCAGGATCCACACCGTTAAAACCCttcaaagcttttattttagctCAGGAACCAGGATCCATACCGTTAAAACCCttcaaagcttttattttagctCAGGAACCAGGATCCACACCGTTAAAACCCttcaaagcttttattttagctCAGGAACCAGGATCCACACCGTTAAAACCcttaaaagcttttattttaggcCTGTTGGAGCTCGAACTCTTTCAGAAGgagaaaaagcttttcatccgtttgtttttctttcctcagGACACGTTGGAAGGCAAAGAAACCGATTTTCCAGACCCGCCGGCAGAAATATGTCGTCATGAAGAAGAAAAGTGAGAATCTGAGTTTGAGATCTGTGCAGACATGTGAGCTCCACATCCGTTTGTTTTCCTCTGAAACTTTAATCCGTTTATAGAAAAGTTTTTTCAGATTATTttaatccagatgttttctctgattcaaacactgaaagcaaGCATCTGAAAGGAGACGATTGAAGGTTGAAGCTACGATCTGCTCTGCAGCTGGACAGAAACAGTGTTTCCACCTGATAAAACTTTAGTTTCTTTACATATTATGTCAGATCTTTAGTCCAAACGGGGTCAAGGTTCTGGGACCGAGTCCAGAAAGTAGGTGGGCAGAATCTCTCCAGGATTTATTCTGATTCTGAGGAACAGCTACAGCTCCCTGCTGAGGCCCATTTAACACCCGACAGAACAAGAaccctcttaaagggacagttcgcctctttaaagggacagttcgcctctttaaagggacagttcgcctcttttgacatgaagctgtatgacatcccatatcagcaatatcatttttCGCGGCCTTTTAAATTTCCAAATGATATTTTCCAACaaaggccgtgggtggcagCAGCTGGTTGTGTTCTTGCACGCACTTccaaaatatgaacaaaacaataacaaaaaaattcttACAATTTAGATgaaaacgaaagttaacttaTTTGAATTTAACAAGATCTAAAAGTGATCAAAAAATCATTCCACCTCCCGTCCTCACAGCGGACATTTGGCCAACAAAAACAGAGTCcccggtgtgttcttaatcCGTCTGATTAATGGGCGGGTCCAAAAGTcaccaaaataatttaaactatctcaaatacaaaaatgaacCCCAGATCTTGACTCCAAATCAACCAAAGTACATTCCAATAtcccaaagaaaaccaaaccgaTAGAACCCAAGACTTACAAAACAAATGGCCAcgacatcatttctgaacatcttcttaccccctgctgcgtcctgtgagcagagttccagcctcgttttggtgttgatgaaggtagtccggctagttggctggggtttaaaaaaataaagcgttttgcttctcagaacaatatgcgttcaacagagtaatacatttgcatcacaaaatggttctccaggaaaaggtcagacctcacaatctcttggaactctgctcacaggacgcagcagggggtaagaagatgttcagaaatgatgtcgctgatatgggatgttacacagcttcatgtcaaaagaggcgaactgtccctttaaagagaaatacagctgagtgtcatctgcatagtgggAGGATGTGTCCTTAAAGAGGGATCAGATGTGACAGGAAGGATAAAACTGAACCCTGTGGgacaaaagaggcgaactgtccctttaaagcagggtTCTCCTCAGAGGTCACTCGGTGACCCCGGACCACCGGGCAGGACCACCCATCCTCtggttttctgtgtgtttgcaggAACCGCAGAGCAGGTGCAGACGTGCTTTGGGAAGCTGTCCTCGTGTCCGGCGGAGGTCCCGGGCGTCGGCCCGTCCAGTTTCAGGTTCTGCTGGGGGGACGAGGCGGGGGCGGACGGGCCCAGCCTGCACCACATGACGCTGGACGGGGTCGTGACCCTGAAGCACGCCGGGCTGACGCCGTCTAACTGCTCGTACTGGCACCCGGCGCTCCGGCCCTGCAGGAGCCGGTAAATCTGTCCCGTTCAGGAGTTCGGTTCAGGTTCTGAGCTCGGCTGGTTGAACGCAagagggatgggaattgataagatttttacgattccaattccattttcgattctgcttcacgattcggttctttgtcggttcccttatcaattctcatttggagaaaaaggacaacaaaccggtcgattagcatcaactttgttcagtttagaagtaacacgagtctgacctcacaaacccaacaacggtgaggtccacattggtctatcctggcctgggtaattgaactcttcctgctctggtgaaaggagaagctggaggtagaggtgaactgggggtagtaccaccagcctctggctctgagccagtcaggctctgtctctcatgatttcatctaaatgtaatgcctgagaaggcattcatttaaccttaaccgttactaacagcagcttttacaatcaggcaaatggtgctaacatgataggcagtgtttgttagttagttacctgcagtgttagccgaggacatgctaacgctgctaacgttgctgggttcagattcaccaacgttagtccggagcggatcgaaaacgcgacattcattcatagttattgcatgttggtagtatttcctccctttggtgaaatattcactttgcaagttgccctgttgtcgtcttttttagggatgtggaaccaaactttcgagcgtttgtaccgcttgggcgccatgtttactgttggctgctggctgcgctggactcgccacgcaacgctgcgtggtgacgtcattcgcgcccactggaatcgataagggaatcgtttgcaaaaatggccaaacgattccaaggaattgaaacactgggaaccggttctcaacaagaaccggtttttgattcccatccctagctgGTTCTGATCTCAGCTGGTTCTGAcccgtctctggttctggttctgactggTTTCTGGTttttgttcctctgcaggttgTGTGCGAGTCATTTCTCCGACGTGGAGCGCACGCTGCCGCGCTGCTTCGTCTGGCTGCTGCAGCTCTTCTCCTTCATGCTGGAGGTGAAGCCCGGCCGTCTGTACGAGGAGGTTCTGAGGGTGGAGAGACGAGTGTTCGGCACCAAGACGCCGCTGGGTGGAGCAtcgaagaggaggaggaggaagatgagcaGCAGGGAGGAGCAGAACTTCAGCCAGGAGGCCTCAGAAAAGCCAAGAAACGAGCCGCCAACACGCCGGAGGAGGTGAGGAGCAGCGGCTGAACGCCTCGCAGAGGAGGGACGCTGTCGTGGAGCCGCTGCCCCGAACAGGTGGAGAACTTTCTGCTCCGAGGGGAATACAAATGTTTGCTCTGATTTGTTTTGtaagaaaataataaatttaTCACTGAATACGTAATTCTTCATGCGTCCTGAGCTTTAAATGAACGCCACAGAGCTGCAGAGACAGAAAACCACCAGCAGGGGGAGACATTTCCTCACTGATGGAGGAAAGGAATCAAACTGTTGGTGTGTGAGCGGCTTCTTCCCAAACATAACCGAGTTATTTACATCCTTTCTGCTGGCGTCACCTGGAACACCTGGAAAGTTTCCAGGCTTCCTGGAAAGTTTGTGCCTTGGCTGGTTCTGATCTTTCTGCTTCGAGTCGACGGGCTGAAAGTTTTTCTGCTGATCAGAATAAATAAAACTTCctgaagaacaaagaaacatcTTAAATCTGGTTCTAAGCTCATGTTTAAATGTTGGTTCTTACTGACTTCTCTGATTATATTAAACTAGAATCAAAAAGAAATTCATCAGTTAAATGGAGCTAAAGGGGGAATTACCTTTCTGTGCTGAACCTTTTAGACTGAATGAAAACTTTAAACTGCAGCTCATCCTTCTTCTTTAACTCTTTGGAGTGTCACTGAGCGCCATCTGGTGGACAAACTGAGGATTACATCTGAACCGTTTTCAGATTTAATGTGTGAAGTTTGGAGGGTTTGATGCATCATCGGGACTGAGGAGGGACGATAAGCTGCTTCGTGTGTCTGTAGGAATATTCGACTTTGATGTGAAACCGTTCATCTGTTGGATTGTggtcagaaaaaacaaaatacaataaaGCATCATGAATGatctcaaatcaaatttatttgtagcacatttcatgtctctgtttctgtctctctctaacaggacggggtgtgtttccctgtctctctctaacaggacggggtgtgtttccctgtctctctctaacaggacgggatgtgtttccctgtctctctctaacaggacggggtgtgtttctctgtctctctctaacaggacggggtgtgtttccctgtctct is part of the Odontesthes bonariensis isolate fOdoBon6 chromosome 24, fOdoBon6.hap1, whole genome shotgun sequence genome and harbors:
- the taf1b gene encoding TATA box-binding protein-associated factor RNA polymerase I subunit B; protein product: MDEEDTAGYREPCAQCAAVDWGISDEGRFYCRSCHNVIERTREVAETTFVRGSTRITTLGRGPRTKRWERGRTWMVCEGFQFILKNQADALLRLGVAPGFKDDVLSQLWRLYLQKSRQAYTSDPVTQGRMKGQSVDWDSDSAAESSIMSASVTDAESNPPSTAGSNAENASDWSGSRSSATYRTARQRCSRSLMTMPRTLALIHLALVWSREALTLSDLLRLVKDGHLPYVNAHEQLPEEMKLSGNEALLFHVESVPSHRTVHKEAQLLVLFLQRPAFPPIGPQTLLHPALLSLRYLVDANLPDELHRWVCGLMDRAGLTEQSLTVGPESDVVLPQYDILTAALIVVTMKVLFGLDDSTEWDLSNKVSSQDAAGERFNLRRWYRLMQAALMRAQQEAGREVARTRWKAKKPIFQTRRQKYVVMKKKRTAEQVQTCFGKLSSCPAEVPGVGPSSFRFCWGDEAGADGPSLHHMTLDGVVTLKHAGLTPSNCSYWHPALRPCRSRLCASHFSDVERTLPRCFVWLLQLFSFMLEVKPGRLYEEVLRVERRVFGTKTPLGGASKRRRRKMSSREEQNFSQEASEKPRNEPPTRRRR